gaaccatgggtttttctgttgtttttcgtttttctccttttggacggggataaacctgtctgcagcttcctggcacttttgggtgacaatatccatcatgacctgcacattcttgtctctaagttctgtttcccatggtattcccattaggaagttcctcatctcgtcatattttcctcttcggtaattcagtcttttcccctccactcccatccttggataggttatccctacctccaccaagtactcaaaggtcagtacactgtggtcactcattcctatgggggcttcaactttgacttcccttatttctgactcatttagggtgaatattaagtcgagtctagctggttcatcattgcctctcattcttgtgggttccttgacatgctggctcagaaaattccttgttgccacttccaagagtttagctcgccacgtatctgcaccacctcctgtgtgtgtgtgtgtgtgtgtgtgtgtgtgtgtgtgtgtgtgtgtgtgtgtgtgtgtgtgtgtgtgtgtgtgtgtgtggagaggggcgACAGTGCTTCTCTGCATGTGTGTAAGGGAGGCTAGagtgctcttcctcccccacatgtGCAACACCTCCTGAGTGCAGAGTGGTGATCATACTGACATGTAAACAATATTGACGAGCATGCGTCAAAAACGACAACAAGTGAATAAAATACGACAAAAAATGAGTAAAAACGACAACAAATGCGTCAAAAACGACAACAAATGCGTCAAAAACGACAACATATGCGTCAAAAACGACAACAAATGCGTCAAAACGACAACAAATGCGTCAAAAACGACAACAAATGTGTCAAAACGACAACAAATGCGTAAAAAACGACACCAAATGCGTCAAAACGACAACAAATGCGTCAAAAAGACAACAAATGCGTCAAAAACGACAACAAATGCGCCAAAAACGACAACAAATGCGTCAAAACGACAACAAATGCGTAAAAAACGACAACAAATGCGTAAAAACGACAACAAATGCGTCAAAACGACAACAAATGCGTCAAAACGACAACAAATGCGTCAAAAACGACAACAAATGCGTCAAAAACGACAACAAATGCGTCAAAACCGACAACAAATGCGTCAAAAACTACAACAAATGCGTCAAAAACGACAACAAATGCGTCAAAAACGACAACAAATGCGTCAAAAAAGACAACAAATGCGTCAAAAAGACAAAAAATTCGTCAAAAACGACAACAAATGCGTCAAAACGACAACAAATGCGTCAAAACGACAACAAATGCGTCAAAAAC
This genomic window from Procambarus clarkii isolate CNS0578487 chromosome 26, FALCON_Pclarkii_2.0, whole genome shotgun sequence contains:
- the LOC138368807 gene encoding golgin subfamily A member 6-like protein 7, yielding MRQKRQQVNKIRQKMSKNDNKCVKNDNKCVKNDNICVKNDNKCVKTTTNASKTTTNVSKRQQMRKKRHQMRQNDNKCVKKTTNASKTTTNAPKTTTNASKRQQMRKKRQQMRKNDNKCVKTTTNASKRQQMRQKRQQMRQKRQQMRQNRQQMRQKLQQMRQKRQQMRQKRQQMRQKRQQMRQKDKKFVKNDNKCVKTTTNASKRQQMRQKRQQMRQKRQQMRQKRQQMRQKLQQMRQKRQQMRQKDNKCVKNDNKCVKKDNKCVKKTTNASKRQQMRQKRQQMRQKRQQMRQKDNKCVKTPTISSKRQQMRKKTTTNTPKTTTNASKMTPNALKTTTITSKTTTNA